Sequence from the bacterium genome:
CAACTACGGTTACTATCGGCTTCTTCAAGCTTTTCTCTTTATTTCTTTGGCGTGATTAAACATTTTACTTCCCTTGATAAGATAGTCAATAGTAGAACTAATTGCAATTAAGATCATAAGAAGAGCTATCCAGTAAGCCCATTTAATGGATAATAAATATAAAAATATAGTCAGCATTTGCAAGATGGTGGTTAATTTTCCTAAATAAGAAGGTGGAATAACAATCTTATCTCCACTAAAGCAATCTGTCAATAAATAAAGGAGCCCCCAACCTAAGCTTATAATTACATCTCGGCTTACTACTAAGACAGAGATCCAGAAAGGAATCCTTAAATCTCCAAAAAAGGATAGAAAGAGAAAAGAAGTAACGATCAAAAGTTTGTCAGCTAAGGGGTCAATAAAGCTTCCTAATTTAGTAATCTTTCCAAAAAATCGAGCTATAAATCCATCTAAAGCGTCGGTAATAGCCGAAAAACAAAAGATACCTAAAGCTATATTTT
This genomic interval carries:
- a CDS encoding CDP-alcohol phosphatidyltransferase family protein; this translates as MINTPNKITVLRIFLIPALVISLIYGYKNIALGIFCFSAITDALDGFIARFFGKITKLGSFIDPLADKLLIVTSFLFLSFFGDLRIPFWISVLVVSRDVIISLGWGLLYLLTDCFSGDKIVIPPSYLGKLTTILQMLTIFLYLLSIKWAYWIALLMILIAISSTIDYLIKGSKMFNHAKEIKRKA